One Chiloscyllium plagiosum isolate BGI_BamShark_2017 chromosome 34, ASM401019v2, whole genome shotgun sequence genomic window carries:
- the si:ch73-70k4.1 gene encoding uncharacterized protein si:ch73-70k4.1 isoform X2 has protein sequence MAEEKKLKLKRKRVPDQSRRELNPNPRLPAVCHLIKETGSDSTRDQPGAQRKEEVTNWKTVPVPDLPPSPEKILKTTEPVISAGKETFTWIPFPPVCRAVNLKIKRKSHLFLNQRDDSFRKTDMIHSSEPQMGRSQLSISMKSESNLSSIDKPKENLTPGDIFGIDPSLFSPESAASKHEKSYLVDEQHGRENMPVDVIHCPIASLQQNKREPKQSVLELQSNLKPHKGKIKQHIVGMKEILCAEDNDDDVITGECQDHSFSVDGFCTTSKMTVAAVNKGRPDTQIPGELELESCPMCLMQFPAGFTVLEVDNHLAKCLSESTEDVIW, from the exons ATGGCCGAAGAGAAGAAGCTGAAGTTAAAGCGGAAGAGAGTTCCTGACCAATCTCGGAGGGAGTTAAACCCTAACCCACGGCTCCCGGCTGTCTGCCATTTAATTAAAGAAACTGGTAGTGATTCTACCAGAGACCAGCCAGGAGCTCAGAGGAAGGA AGAAGTGACAAATTGGAAAACTGTGCCAGTGCCAGACCTGCCTCCAAGCCCAGAGAAG ATACTCAAAACCACAGAACCGGTTATCTCTGCAGGAAAAGAGACTTTTACATGGATACCTTTTCCACCTGTGTGCAGAGCAGTGAATCTGAAAATAAAACGCAAATCTCACTTGTTCCTCAATCAGAGGGATGATTCGTTTAGGAAAACGGATATGATTCATAGCTCTGAACCCCAAATGGGCAGATCTCAACTTTCTATATCAATGAAAAGTGAAAGCAATTTATCTTCTATAGATAAGCCAAAAGAAAATTTAACACCTGGGGATATTTTTGGAATAGATCCATCACTGTTCTCTCCAGAATCTGCTGCAAGCAAGCACGAGAAATCTTACCTAGTGGATGAGCAACATGGCAGAGAAAATATGCCAGTTGATGTTATTCACTGTCCCATTGCGTCTcttcagcaaaacaaaagggAACCAAAGCAGTCAGTGCTTGAGCTACAGTCCAACCTGAAGCCCCACAAGGGGAAGATAAAACAGCACATTGTGGGAATGAAAGAGATATTGTGTGCCGAGGACAATGATGATGATGTAATTACAGGGGAATGCCAGGACCATTCATTCTCTGTTGATGGGTTCTGTACCACTAGCAAGATGACAGTAGCTGCTGTCAATAAAGGAAGGCCTGACACACAGATACCAGGAGAACTGGAGCTGGAGAGCTGTCCAATGTGCTTAATGCAATTTCCTGCAGG
- the si:ch73-70k4.1 gene encoding uncharacterized protein si:ch73-70k4.1 isoform X1, which translates to MAEEKKLKLKRKRVPDQSRRELNPNPRLPAVCHLIKETGSDSTRDQPGAQRKELPFAVSNWLNNDDLNENDHIWAVLIKSIFLDREVTNWKTVPVPDLPPSPEKILKTTEPVISAGKETFTWIPFPPVCRAVNLKIKRKSHLFLNQRDDSFRKTDMIHSSEPQMGRSQLSISMKSESNLSSIDKPKENLTPGDIFGIDPSLFSPESAASKHEKSYLVDEQHGRENMPVDVIHCPIASLQQNKREPKQSVLELQSNLKPHKGKIKQHIVGMKEILCAEDNDDDVITGECQDHSFSVDGFCTTSKMTVAAVNKGRPDTQIPGELELESCPMCLMQFPAGFTVLEVDNHLAKCLSESTEDVIW; encoded by the exons ATGGCCGAAGAGAAGAAGCTGAAGTTAAAGCGGAAGAGAGTTCCTGACCAATCTCGGAGGGAGTTAAACCCTAACCCACGGCTCCCGGCTGTCTGCCATTTAATTAAAGAAACTGGTAGTGATTCTACCAGAGACCAGCCAGGAGCTCAGAGGAAGGA GTTGCCATTTGCTGTTTCCAACTGGCTAAACAAcgatgatttgaatgagaatgacCACATTTGGGCTGTATTGATAAAATCTATCTTTCTGGACAGAGAAGTGACAAATTGGAAAACTGTGCCAGTGCCAGACCTGCCTCCAAGCCCAGAGAAG ATACTCAAAACCACAGAACCGGTTATCTCTGCAGGAAAAGAGACTTTTACATGGATACCTTTTCCACCTGTGTGCAGAGCAGTGAATCTGAAAATAAAACGCAAATCTCACTTGTTCCTCAATCAGAGGGATGATTCGTTTAGGAAAACGGATATGATTCATAGCTCTGAACCCCAAATGGGCAGATCTCAACTTTCTATATCAATGAAAAGTGAAAGCAATTTATCTTCTATAGATAAGCCAAAAGAAAATTTAACACCTGGGGATATTTTTGGAATAGATCCATCACTGTTCTCTCCAGAATCTGCTGCAAGCAAGCACGAGAAATCTTACCTAGTGGATGAGCAACATGGCAGAGAAAATATGCCAGTTGATGTTATTCACTGTCCCATTGCGTCTcttcagcaaaacaaaagggAACCAAAGCAGTCAGTGCTTGAGCTACAGTCCAACCTGAAGCCCCACAAGGGGAAGATAAAACAGCACATTGTGGGAATGAAAGAGATATTGTGTGCCGAGGACAATGATGATGATGTAATTACAGGGGAATGCCAGGACCATTCATTCTCTGTTGATGGGTTCTGTACCACTAGCAAGATGACAGTAGCTGCTGTCAATAAAGGAAGGCCTGACACACAGATACCAGGAGAACTGGAGCTGGAGAGCTGTCCAATGTGCTTAATGCAATTTCCTGCAGG